AGGTCTCGGTGCCAATACCCTCGTTCCGCCGGGGCATGGCATTGCAATGAATGCTGACAAACATGTCCGCCCCGAGGCGGTTGGCAAAACCAGCGCGGTCATAGAGATCCACAAAACGGTCATCATCCCGGGTCATGCGAGCAAGCACACCACGGCTGCGCAGAATCCGCGCTGCTCGTTGGGCCACGTCGAGAGTGACTTCCTTCTCCTTGAGCACCTTGCCCGAAGCGCCGTTGTCCTTGCCACCGTGCCCGGCGTCGAGAACTACCCGCTTCCCTTCCAGCTGCTCGCGCCGGAAGACAATCTCCAAACCCGCGGGAGCGATGGGGTTCACGTCGAACTGGATCAGTTCGCGCAGGTTGAGGGTGAGGGTGGTCTGCGGCGGGTCTCCGTCCTGGTCCACGGTCACCGACTCGACGAACTCGCCGAACATGGGCAGATCGCGTTCGCTAGTGCCGGATCGCGTGTCGGCAAAACTCACGGTGATGCGCACCGGCCGCATGTGCAGGTCCCAGTTTGGGGTCACAGGCCAGTCCGTGAGAATGCGCAGCCGCTCGGAGTCGTCCGTGCCTTGCACAAGCGTCACGTCGGTAATCGCCGGGAAACGGCGCTTGACGACGGGCGCATTGTCCGACGGGCTGCCGATGATCATTATCCCGCCATACCCGCCTGCCGCCGGCTCCCAGCGGCCCGGTTGGTCGCTCCCGAGATCGGCAACCACTCTAGCGGTCGGCGGCTGAGGAACCGGTACTCCCAGGCGCACCCTGGCAAGCGGGCCGGTGTGGATATACTGGATCATCGGCACGTCAGGGGCAATCTCGGCGCCGCGCAGGTCAACATAGAAGCGGGTGGGGGCAGCCATGCGTTCGGTATTTCCCGTCACCGGCGCGGAGCAGTCCAAACGGATTCGCGCACCGCGCGCATCCGCACGCACTTCCACTTGAGTCAGGACCGCATTGGCCAGCACGAATGCGTCGCCCTTCTTCCAGCGGAAGGAGAGGCCGAGAGCCGTGAGCACTGGTTCAAGAGGTCCGTAGCAGGTGCCCTGGCGCAGTTCGATCTTGCGCGGAAGCACGCGGGGATTGCCGGCAATCTGAGCGGTGGCGCTGCCGACTGCGAGCTTCACGCTCTGCCCGCGCGCCGTGGTCAGGGTAAGTGTCTGCTCAGCCTTGTTCCAGTCCGCGCGCGCGGAAGCCAGTCGGGCAGCATCAGCGAGTGGGCCGCAGACAACGCCGTCCAGAACCAGCGCTGCCGGGCCGCTATCCAGGGC
This region of Armatimonadota bacterium genomic DNA includes:
- a CDS encoding N-acetylmuramoyl-L-alanine amidase, whose translation is MGSRLGGVWVLGTIIFAGVCVAQEPVGVVICGRALDSGPAALVLDGVVCGPLADAARLASARADWNKAEQTLTLTTARGQSVKLAVGSATAQIAGNPRVLPRKIELRQGTCYGPLEPVLTALGLSFRWKKGDAFVLANAVLTQVEVRADARGARIRLDCSAPVTGNTERMAAPTRFYVDLRGAEIAPDVPMIQYIHTGPLARVRLGVPVPQPPTARVVADLGSDQPGRWEPAAGGYGGIMIIGSPSDNAPVVKRRFPAITDVTLVQGTDDSERLRILTDWPVTPNWDLHMRPVRITVSFADTRSGTSERDLPMFGEFVESVTVDQDGDPPQTTLTLNLRELIQFDVNPIAPAGLEIVFRREQLEGKRVVLDAGHGGKDNGASGKVLKEKEVTLDVAQRAARILRSRGVLARMTRDDDRFVDLYDRAGFANRLGADMFVSIHCNAMPRRNEGIGTETFYYRQASKCLGMIMQQSLVAALKRPDRGLKQARFVVIRETRMPAVLVELMFLNSDTEEALLQQDTTRERAAVAICEGLRQFVEGTGAPGRM